The genome window TAGATGCAAGCGATCGCCTCAAAGCCTAGTCCATAAAGGTTTTAGAGCCGTTGTCACCCCGTGAGATCGCAAATATTACTTCTGGACGCATAAACTCTCTCTTGAGGGTTCTTTGCACTCCGCACCTTACCTCTATTGACACTCTCCTGGCTAAAGCCGAGGAGATTCTTGATTCGCAGAATCGACTTGCCGGTGCAGAATTACTTCAACATCGGTAGCGGTCAATTCTCCACAAGCGTTCGGATCTAAGATCCAAGTTCCGACGTGCCCCGCCGTACTCAATCCCCGACTCAGGATATTTTTAGCTGCGTTCCAGTCACGATCTAATACGCATCCACACCGACAAGCGTGGGTTCGCGTTGAGAGACTTTTCTTAACAATTGTTCCGCAACTAGAGCATTCTTGACTTGTTCCGTTAGCTGGTACGGCAATCGTAATTCTTCCGAATACTTTGCCAAAATATTCCAACCAAATTCGGAACGTATACCAAGAAGCGTCGTTAATCGATTTTGCCAGACAGTGATTCTTCACCATATTTTTAATCCTCAAATCTTCGTAGACTACACAGTCGTTAGACTGGATGACGCATCTTGCCAACTTCACGGCAAAATCTTTACGCTGTCTACTTATTTTGAGGTGGCGCTTTCCTAGAATTGCTCTAGCTTTTTTTCTGTTTTGCGAACCCTTAACTCGTTTTGAAACTCGTCTTTGGGCTTTCTTCAACCTGCGTTCTCCCTTGCGGAGGAAACGCGGGTTATCAACTGCAATACCATTTGAGTCAGTGTAAAACTCTTTAAGTCCTACATCTAACCCGATGGCGTTACCCGTGATTTCAATCTTTTCAGAACGGTCAACTTGAATGCAAAACTGGACATAATATCCGTCTGCCCGTCTCACCAAGCGTACTCGTTTGATTTGACTGCGCTGGTAGAAATGCAAGTCGCGGGTTCCTTTTAATTTAAGTTTGCCGATTCCTTTTTTATCGGTAAAAGTGATTGATTTCCGGTCATCTGCCAGACGCCAGCCCGTAGTTTTGTACTCTACCGAGCGGTTGTCTTTCTGGAATTGCGGAAACCCTTTTTTTCCTGGGACTTTCTTTTTGCAGTTGTCGTAGAATCGGGAGATTGCCGACCACGCTCTTTCTGAGCTAGATTGTCGAGCCATGCTGTTCAAGTCATCGCAAAACGGAAATTCCTTAGCTAAAACAGCGCTATACTTGTTCAATGCGTATTTATCAACTTTTTCGTTTTCCATCCAAAACCGCAGTGCTTTGTTTCGGATGAACTGCACCGTTCTAATCGCTTCATCTACAGCGTCAAATTGCTGTTTTTTCCCGTATGCTTTGAACTCAAAAACTAACATGACTTCGACCTCATCACGATAGTCTTATGCTACCAGAGTCGGCTTAACATCCCTCTAGTTGTTCACAAAGATTTACATGGTTTTACTTGACAGCGCCATCCTGAGAGCTCAGAAAATAGACTGGGAGGCTAAAGCCTCTTTGTCCCTTTCATCCCCGGACTAAAGTCGCGGGGTTTTCAGGGTATTATTTATAACAGTGTTGCAAAGCAGTTTTTGCGTAAGTTTCGCTGTGACATACTCCCACATCAAACTGAGTACAGTTATGATGTGGGCTTCTTAGCAGCCCGATGAAGGGTGTGCAAGATTTCCTTTACGGTACGGTCATCCATAGTTCCCACCACAGAAAGATTCCCGCTACGGCGTTTTATACTTGGGAAAATGTCCAACCCAAGTCTCTTTAGATTTATCGCAGCATTAATATCGCGATCAACCATCAGAGAGTTTTGCTCATCCCAATAATTCCGTATCCCACAATCGGTAAAAATGATTTCATTCCGATAGCACAGAACCATTGAAGTATAAGCAGGTTTTTGCGAAACGACGACTGATCCAGCTTTTTCGGCTATGTATTCCAGCGTCTTGAAAAATTGACCGAACGCAGCATCCAACCAAGATTTATTCAATCCTGATTTTGCTGATTGACCGTTCGGAAGGTAATTACCCTCATCGTCTTGCTTAACTTTATTCCGCTTTGTTAAGCCCTTTAAGTTCAAATCTTCGTGAAAGAAAAACTTAGCTCCAGACTTGACAAGTTTGTGAGCCGTTTTGTAATGGAAGTCTTGGCGAGAACGCGCTATTTTTTGGTGTTGTCTCGCTTCTTTTTTGGCTAATTTTCGTCGAGATTTAGAGCCACGTTTTTGCTTATTCCGCTTCCTTGAAATGCGGTCTAACTTAGATTGGTTTTTACGAAGTGGTTTTAACGAAGGCAACTTTTCGCCCGATGATGATGCCAGGTAGACATCTTCATGCAGTACCGCATCCAACCCGATCGAGTTGTTCCAGTTTGGGGTAATTTTATCAGGAATAAACTGCGGTACTGAAGCGTCTTCAAGCATTATTTGGATGAACCAACCGTCAGCCTTCCTAGTTACGCTGATTTGCTTGACGCTAAACCCATCAGGGATTAGACGGTGCATCCGAACTTTTATGATGCCTAGCTTTGGCAGTCGGATATAAAGCCAATTCTTACGAACCAACTTAATCCAGTCGCTGTTAGCTGTAGAAAAAGTCATCGTCCGGTAGTCTGCCTCAGTCTTGAAGCGGGGTTTACCCGATCTTCCGCCCTTACTATCCCCTATGACAAACCGCTCGAAAGCTTTGTCTACTCGCTTAGAGACATCTTGCAGTACGGTTGAATCTACCTGCTTAAAATCCAAAAGTTCGCCACTATGAAAAACTTTTACTAGGTCTTTCTTAATGACGGGCAATTGTTGTTTTTGGGAGTAGTAGTTGGGCTTCGCACGGGGCGCAGAGATGCTAGCAATCAATGGACAAGCATTTATAGCAGTGCGGTTCATCTCCCACCAATCAAATCGATCACCTAACTGTCGATTATACCAATAGCGACAGATTCTCAGCCAATGGTTGAGGGTTAACTTTTGATTAGTGTCGGGATAGAACTGGTACTGGTAGGTCGCTTTCATTGCATCGTAGCCGATACGCATTAATTAGTGTTAATTTATCAGAGAATGTTGTTTGGTGTCAAGTCTATGAGTACAGATTTTATCCATAAAGCCAGAGGAGTTTCCGATCTCAAGTGTCATTTAGTGTTGACAACCAAGTATCGGCGGAAAGTTCTGACCGATCAAATGTTGTCTAGGCTTGAGGAAATTTTCAAGAACTTAATGGAAAAATGGGAAGGAAGATTGGTAGAATTTAATGGTGAGCGTGACCACGTACATTTGCTGCTTCAATATACACCGCAAACTGAACCAAGTAAGCTTATCAACAATCTTAAGACTGTATCTAGTCGCTATTTGCGGAAAGAGTTTGTAGATGAAGTTGAAAAAGTTTACTGGAAAGATGTTTTTTGGACAAATGGATATTTTATTGCTTCATGTGGTGGCGTGACGGTTGAGCAATTAAAGAAGTATATTGAGGGGCAAGATAGACCTGTAGAATAAGATTTGTTCGTCTCGTCATCCATCTGTCCACCGCTCAAAGCTGCGCCTTGAGATTGTGGACAGATGGAATCCTCGTCTCACGCGCCTTTCATCCCACACCAACCTTGATCGGTATGGTGTGGGGATTCCCGTCTGTCTAGCTAATTAAGCACTTTCATCGCTTCGACAAATTGCCGCGATATAAATGGCAAAATTTCTTCATTCTTGCTATTGTCTTTACCCTCGGTAAATACAACCAACAAATACGGCCGCAAGCCAGATATTTCAATATAAGCAGCATCGTGACGCACTTGACTTGTCAGTCCCGCTTTTGACCACAATTTTGCTGATTCTGGCAATCCGCCGCCTAAAAAACCCGTTACTTGATTTTCGGGATCTGCCTGTAATTCTGCTGGGTCTAAACTGCGTTTCATTAAACCCATCATTTCTTGCGATGCTTTGGCAGAAACAGCTACGCCGCCGATTATACTGTGCAGCAAACGCGCCGCTGCATTTGTGGTCAGCATATTTCTATTTTCCATTAATTCTCCCAGAACTGCTCGCTCGCGACCGTAGGGGCCGTCACACCAGGTTTTTTGATTGACGTTAATATTTTGTAATTCCGGCCAATCTAATGATTGAAAGTAACGGTTGACGATGTTTCGCTGCTGTTTCCAAGTTTCAAAGGGGCCTGGTGATAATTCTGGGCCGCTGGTGGTGCCGGTGAGCGCGTCTACTACTAAACTGGTGGCGTCGTTGCTGGAATCAACTATCATATCTCGGACGGCGCGTTCTAATTCTGGCGATGTTTTAATCATGCCTTTTTGCGCCCATTCCCAGATGGCAACGAGGTAGAATAATTTGACGATGCTGGCGGGATAAATTCGTTCGGAAGCTCTGGCGCTAAAACCTCGCGGTTGATATTTCCAAAATTCTTCTGCACTCAGCCCGCCACCTGTATTGACTCGCACCGGCGGATCGTAGACTATCCAGGTAATGGCTAGACGATCGCCACTTAATCCTGTAAATTCTGACAATGCGGAGTCTATAATGCTACTGCCGAGGGTTTCTAATTGTTCGTCTTTGTGAAAAAATGTCATGGTTAATGGCTGACGGTTAACGGTTAACGGCTAGCAGCTAATGGCAATCTATCGTTAAATGCGAACAATAAATGCGAACAATTAACAGCAAACAATGAGCAATTAGCAATGGCCAATTATCAATTATCTGATGTTGTGGAGTACCGGGCCCGATCGCACATAAATATTTACGATTCCCCCAAGTGCGATCGATTGGCAACTCAAGCAGCGCTGGGGCGACAGTTGCGCGTAGTTGACCCCCCCCAGCCCCCCCTTATTAAGGGGGGGATAAATGGCATAGACTCGGTGGTTCAGAGGGATACAACGGCTGTGATGGTGCGGCTGTGCGAAGATGATTATCCGGGATGGCTGGATATTCGAGATGTTGAGTTGCTCGATCCGACAGAAACCGTGTATCATCCTCTGGTGCTTTCTGAGGCCCAAATCCAGGAAAAATTACCAATTGTAATTACTTTCGCTCGCGAGGCTATGAACCAATCCAATTATTATCTTTGGGGCGGTACTGTCGGGCCAAATTATGATTGTTCGGGCTTGATGCAAGCGGCTTTTGTGGCAGCGGGCATCTGGTTGCCGAGGGATGCTTATCAGCAGGAAGCTTTTACTAAACCTGTTAGTATCAGTGCTTTAGAACCGGGGGATTTAGTATTTTTTGGTACGCCGGAAAAAGCAACTCACGTAGGATTGTATCTCGGAGATAATCGCTACATTCACAGTTCGGGACAAGCACAAGGTCGCAACGGTATCGGTATCGATGTTTTGTCGGAGAATGGAGATGAAGTCAGTCAAGCTTATTACCAGCAATTGCGGGGATATGGTAAAGTTGTGGCAAGTTATCAACCTAGGAATAGGGAATTGGGCATCGGGCATCGGGCATCGGGCATCGGGCATCGGGCATCGGGAATTGGTAATTGGTAATTAAAACCAACAACTAAGAACAAACATAGGACAACCAATAACTAATGACTAATGACTAATGACTAATGACTAATGACCGATGATTACTAATGTTATCGAATAAATAAATGGACGCTGCATTATTTTTGGAAAAATTGGCGAGACAGCAAGCTGAGGCTGAGGTTGTTCTCGACGTTTCGGTGGTGGTACCGGTGTATAATGAGGTGGAAAGTTTGCCTCATTTGATTGAGGCGATCGCCTCTTCTATCCAACCATCTGGACTCAGCTATCAAATTATTTGTGTAGATGACGGTTCTAAGGACGGTTCTGGTGAACTTCTCCAGCAGTTAGCCAGCAGTCGCGATGACCTTTGTGCTGTAATTTTGCGCCGCAATTACGGGCAAACTGCTGCCATGTCCGCAGGTTTCGATCGCGCTCGCGGCCGTGCTATTGTTACCCTTGACGGCGATTTGCAAAATGACCCGGCTGATATTCCGCTATTGTTGGCAAAGTTAGATGAAGGCTACGATTTAGTTAGCGGCTGGCGGAAAAATAGGCAGGACAATACTATCAGTCGGTTGATTCCTTCTAAAATTGCGAACTGGTTAATTGGTCGCGTTACCGGCGTAAATTTGCACGACTACGGCTGTTCTTTGAAAGCTTATAGATCCGAGTTGGTAGCCGACTTGAATCTGTACGGGGAATTGCACCGCTTTTTGCCTGCTTTGGCGTTTATTGAAGGGGCGAGAATTGCAGAACTGCCTGTGCGACACCACGCCCGCCGTTTCGGTCAAAGTAAGTACGGAATTTGGCGGACTTTTCGGGTGTTGATGGATTTGTTAACTATTTCTTTTATGAAAAAGTTCCTGACTCGACCGATGCACGTTTTTGGACTTTTGGGACTGAGTTCTATGACGTTGGGAACGGTTTTAGGAATTTATTTGACAGTCTTAAAATTGGGTTTTGGTGAAAGTATTGGGAACCGTCCTTTGCTGATTTTGGCTGTGGTTTTGCTGTTAACTGGGGTGCAGTTATTTTGTTTTGGTTTGCTGGCGGAAGTGATGATGCGGACTTATCACGAGTCGCAGGGAAAACCTATTTATCGGGTGCGCGAGGTGTTTGGTTCTAAATAAGGGATCGATCCCAATTATACTCGGTGGTAAAAAGAGGAAAAGTTTTGAGTTTTAAGTGATTTAACTTAAAACTCAAAACTACTTCCTAACTTCAATTCTCCCATCTAAAATCTAAAATCTAAAATCTAAAATTGATTGACTTTTTGAGCTTGTCGGAGAGATTGAATAGTTGCGATCGCGTGTTCGGAAACTGCGTCTATTTCTGCTTCGGTATTGAACCGGCCAATACCAAACCGAATTGAAGCATAAGCTAATTTGTCCGATCGCCCGATCGCTGCTAAAACATGAGATGGAGATATTTTCGCCGAAGTGCAAGCAGATCCCGAAGAAACTGCCGCCGCCGCTTGCAAACCCAACATCAACGCTTGACCGTCAACGCCGCCTACACTAATATTCAGATTCCCCGGCAATCTCTTCGTAGCGTGACCGTTGAGAAAAACATCACCCAATTCACTCAAGTTTTCCCACAAACGCTGCCGCAAATTAACAACTCGTTCTGTTTCCGACGGCATTTCTGCAATTGCCAATTCCACTGCTTTGGCAAACCCGACTATTTGCGGTGGGTAGAGAGTTCCCGATCGCATTCCCCGTTCGTGGCCTCCTCCGTGCATTTGCGGCGCTAGCTGCACTCTCGGTTTGTTGCGGCGCACGTACAGAGCACCGATGCCTTTTGGCCCGTAAATTTTGTGGGCTGTCAAGGACATTAGATCGATATTCATCTCCTGTACGTCGAGGGGAATTTTGCCGATCGCCTGTGCCGCATCTGTGTGAAAAAGAATGTCATTTCCGCGACAAATTGCTGCAATTTCTGCGATCGGCTGGATGACGCCAATTTCGTTGTTAGCCGTCATCACTGAAACTAAAATAGTCTCTGCCCGAATCGCTTTGATCAAATCGCCCATATCAATCAGCCCGTCGCTTTTCACGGGTAAAACAGTAATGTCAAACCCCAATTTTTGCAAATAGGTACAGGGGTCGAGAATTGCATTGTGTTCGGTTTTTACTGTGATAATGTGCTTTCCTTTACTGAAATAAGCTTCGGCGATGCCTTTGATCGCTAAGTTATTTGCTTCGCTGGCGCCGCTGGTAAAAACAATTTCTTCTGGGGAAGCGTTGATCGCTTCTGCTATGATTTGTCGTGACTGTTTTACCGCTGCTTCTGCTTCCCAGCCGTAGGCGTGGTTGATACTGGCTGCGTTGCCGAATTGTTCGGTGAAATAGGGCAGCATCGCATCAAGTACCCGTCGATCTACGGGGGTTGTGGCGTGGTTGTCGAGGTAGATAGGACGTGCGGACATAGTGCTGTTTTGGTTGAAAAAAGTGTTAGGTTTATTGTAGACGAGCCCCTTGTTCTACTACAAAACTTTATAATTAACCAATATTTGTGAAGATTTATGCGAGCTGACATTCAGGGATTAGAAATTACTGTCGGTGAGCTCAAGCACCTCACAGGCGTCGGGCCCGATCGCGTATACCGGCCGCCGACAGCGACTAAGTTTGCCCGCGAAGCTTTGAAAACAGTCGGTTTAATTTTTTTGGTTCTCATCAGTTGTTGGCTGCTGGTTGCGATATTTCCTAGAGCTTATTTGTTGTGGTTCGCCCTGCACTTCGCTGCGATAGTTGGTTTAATCTTTGAGGATGCGTGGAAAATTCGGTGCAGTCGGCAAAACAAAGATTTAATCAATCTTTTTGATGATGTGGATCGCTATAATGGTATAATCGAAGCGCTTGCCATTAACGATCGGATAGAAGATGCTGGCAATGCGGGAGTCAAAATCGGCGATCGAGCAAAAGTTATTGCAGCCTTGCAGCTAATCAGAGACGACTTAGTTAGAGCTTTGAAAACCGAGAGAATTCTCAGGGAAAACAAAAAATTTGTCGATACTAACTCCGAATTATTTGCCAATAATTTGAGAACTTTGAATGCCCTGCAAATTAGCGATAGATCGAGCCAGCCGGGACGATTGCTCAACGAAGCTTTGCAGGTAGCCGTGGGAGTTCAAGCAGAAATGAAAAAGTTGCAAGATCGAAACGCTGCTAATTTTAAAAAGGGCAAAAGTTAGTAGCGTCCACGGCTGCGTGCGCCTCTTACCCAGTAGCAATATGCAGCTTACTGAACCGCAACAGGCAGGATGCCTGTTCCACTCGAACTCAAAGACATTTTTAAAATTATGAATTAGGAGAATTGTTGAAAAAATATCATAATTATTGTAAATTTTTTCCTGTTACGTAACAGGTAAGGATATCTTGGAAAGGTGACGTTAACAACCAGGTCAGTATGTCTTCTGTTAAACCCAAGATTATAGTTCTCGACGACGATCCGACTGGTTCTCAAACCGTGCACAGTTGCTTGCTGCTGACACGTTGGGACGAAGACACCCTGCGTTTGGGGCTGCGGGACAAGTGTCCGATTTTCTTCATCCTGACAAATACTCGATCGCTAACTCCCGAAAAAGCAGCCTCCGTCACCCGCGAAGTGTGCCAAAATCTCAAAAGGGCGATCGCCAGCGAAGAAATCGAAGACTTCCTAATAGTTAGCCGTTCCGATTCTACCCTGCGCGGTCACTATCCCATCGAAACCGACGCGATCGCCGAAGAACTTGGCCCTTTCGACGCCCATTTTCTAATTCCCGCCTTTTTTGAAGGAGGCAGAATTACCCGCCACAGCGTCCACTACCTAATAGTTAACAGCGTCCCGACACCAGTACACGAAACCGAATTTGCCAAAGATTCAGTCTTCGGCTACAGTCACAGTTACCTGCCAGACTATGTAGAAGAAAAAACCAAAGGTCGCATCCGGGCTGATGCAGTCGATCGCATTTTACTCGCAGACATTCGCTACGGAAGTTTAGATCGACTGATGGAGATGGAAGACAACCAATGTGCAGTTGTTGACGGTCAAAGCCAAGGCGATTTAGACACATTTGCCAAACACATTCTCAATGCAGTCAGTCAAGGCAAAAAGTTTTTATTCCGCAGCGCAGCGAGTATTTTAACATCCTTAGCTGACCTCGGCCCGCAGCCAGTCGCAGCCGACGAAATGGCAAAATACGTGAGGGATGGCAAACCGGGTGCAGTAATAGTTGGTTCCCACGTTAAGAAAACTACTGAACAATTGGAGCGCTTGTTAAAAGAACCCAATACAGTTAGCATTGAAATAGATGTATCTCACTTGTTAGAAGATTCACCCGAGTATCGCACCCAAATGCTCGATGAAATTCTCGAAAAAGCCAGCACTGCTCATGCCGATGGTAAAACGCCTGTAATTTATACCAGCCGCCAGGAACTACAATTTGAAAATGCAGAAATTAGGTTAAAATTTGGAGAGGCTGTTTCTGCTTTATTGATGGATATTGTGCGGGGACTGCCTGCCGCGATCGGGTTTTTGATTAGCAAGGGCGGCATTACTTCTAATGATGTTTTGAGTACAGGTTTGTCGCTGAAAAGTGTCAGGCAAATCGGTCAAATTATCGCAGGTTGTTCGGTGGTGAAAACCGAGGCCGACCATCCTCTGTTTCCCAATTTACCAGTGGTTTTGTTTCCGGGAAATGTGGGGGATAGCCATGCTTTGGCTACGGTTTACAAGCGGCTTAGCAAGTAACCAGCAGACTAAGCTCAAAAAACAGAACACCCAGAACCCCGACTTCTCTAAGAAGTCGGGGTTCTAACATCGATACCAAGCTGGAGGCTTCTATTATTTTTATGACCTCAAGCCCGGTACATATCATCTTGGACTTAGATACCTCATTGGCGCACAAAGAGCAACTAACATCAAAGAACAGGTATTAGAAAAAGTCTGGACAGGTTGGATAGCGATGCCTTTTGTGGACTTACACTTAGTAAATTGATGAACATACGAAACTTTATTGATAAATTATTATATATTGTAGTGTAAGATACTTTTTTTTGCAGGCGATAGAAGTTTAGTATTTTTAATTGTAGCATCATAAAAATATCACGTAAAAAATTAGTATTTTTACGGTTAAAACATTTATGTATTTGTGCTAATACATATAGTCAAGTAGTTGATGAGTCACTTTGTGAAAGCAAAGCTAATTGATGCGATGAAGCATTTTGCCTTGTTTTTATTGGCTTTAATTCTTTCGGGTGTAATGGTACTGAGCCATGCGTCCGCAGGAGCGACAACGCCCTCTGACATAGGAATAACGAGGGTGACGGAGTTGAAATCCGTAGATTTACCGGACAGCAAGACTGTTGAAGGGGAAGGCATTTCTATGAATATCTCAGTACCGTACTTTATTTTACCCATACCGGAAAAGAAGCTGGATCTCAGTAGCCCTTTATCTTTTGGAGTTAGCATTGCCAACAATACACAAAATTTCATTCGAGCTGACAACGACACATTGATTCCAGAACTTGTAGGGCAAGATGGTCGATCGCTGCCACTACAAAAAGCTAGAGATAGACAGTCAAATACGAGAAGTTTGTGCGGATTAGTGGAGCCAGGAACAAGAAAATTATTCCGTTCAGGTGTACTTACATGGAATAATAATAAGCT of Oscillatoria nigro-viridis PCC 7112 contains these proteins:
- a CDS encoding RNA-guided endonuclease InsQ/TnpB family protein → MLVFEFKAYGKKQQFDAVDEAIRTVQFIRNKALRFWMENEKVDKYALNKYSAVLAKEFPFCDDLNSMARQSSSERAWSAISRFYDNCKKKVPGKKGFPQFQKDNRSVEYKTTGWRLADDRKSITFTDKKGIGKLKLKGTRDLHFYQRSQIKRVRLVRRADGYYVQFCIQVDRSEKIEITGNAIGLDVGLKEFYTDSNGIAVDNPRFLRKGERRLKKAQRRVSKRVKGSQNRKKARAILGKRHLKISRQRKDFAVKLARCVIQSNDCVVYEDLRIKNMVKNHCLAKSINDASWYTFRIWLEYFGKVFGRITIAVPANGTSQECSSCGTIVKKSLSTRTHACRCGCVLDRDWNAAKNILSRGLSTAGHVGTWILDPNACGELTATDVEVILHRQVDSANQESPRL
- a CDS encoding RNA-guided endonuclease InsQ/TnpB family protein — encoded protein: MRIGYDAMKATYQYQFYPDTNQKLTLNHWLRICRYWYNRQLGDRFDWWEMNRTAINACPLIASISAPRAKPNYYSQKQQLPVIKKDLVKVFHSGELLDFKQVDSTVLQDVSKRVDKAFERFVIGDSKGGRSGKPRFKTEADYRTMTFSTANSDWIKLVRKNWLYIRLPKLGIIKVRMHRLIPDGFSVKQISVTRKADGWFIQIMLEDASVPQFIPDKITPNWNNSIGLDAVLHEDVYLASSSGEKLPSLKPLRKNQSKLDRISRKRNKQKRGSKSRRKLAKKEARQHQKIARSRQDFHYKTAHKLVKSGAKFFFHEDLNLKGLTKRNKVKQDDEGNYLPNGQSAKSGLNKSWLDAAFGQFFKTLEYIAEKAGSVVVSQKPAYTSMVLCYRNEIIFTDCGIRNYWDEQNSLMVDRDINAAINLKRLGLDIFPSIKRRSGNLSVVGTMDDRTVKEILHTLHRAAKKPTS
- the tnpA gene encoding IS200/IS605 family transposase, encoding MSTDFIHKARGVSDLKCHLVLTTKYRRKVLTDQMLSRLEEIFKNLMEKWEGRLVEFNGERDHVHLLLQYTPQTEPSKLINNLKTVSSRYLRKEFVDEVEKVYWKDVFWTNGYFIASCGGVTVEQLKKYIEGQDRPVE
- a CDS encoding serine hydrolase, whose amino-acid sequence is MTFFHKDEQLETLGSSIIDSALSEFTGLSGDRLAITWIVYDPPVRVNTGGGLSAEEFWKYQPRGFSARASERIYPASIVKLFYLVAIWEWAQKGMIKTSPELERAVRDMIVDSSNDATSLVVDALTGTTSGPELSPGPFETWKQQRNIVNRYFQSLDWPELQNINVNQKTWCDGPYGRERAVLGELMENRNMLTTNAAARLLHSIIGGVAVSAKASQEMMGLMKRSLDPAELQADPENQVTGFLGGGLPESAKLWSKAGLTSQVRHDAAYIEISGLRPYLLVVFTEGKDNSKNEEILPFISRQFVEAMKVLN
- a CDS encoding C40 family peptidase, with amino-acid sequence MANYQLSDVVEYRARSHINIYDSPKCDRLATQAALGRQLRVVDPPQPPLIKGGINGIDSVVQRDTTAVMVRLCEDDYPGWLDIRDVELLDPTETVYHPLVLSEAQIQEKLPIVITFAREAMNQSNYYLWGGTVGPNYDCSGLMQAAFVAAGIWLPRDAYQQEAFTKPVSISALEPGDLVFFGTPEKATHVGLYLGDNRYIHSSGQAQGRNGIGIDVLSENGDEVSQAYYQQLRGYGKVVASYQPRNRELGIGHRASGIGHRASGIGNW
- a CDS encoding glycosyltransferase family 2 protein encodes the protein MDAALFLEKLARQQAEAEVVLDVSVVVPVYNEVESLPHLIEAIASSIQPSGLSYQIICVDDGSKDGSGELLQQLASSRDDLCAVILRRNYGQTAAMSAGFDRARGRAIVTLDGDLQNDPADIPLLLAKLDEGYDLVSGWRKNRQDNTISRLIPSKIANWLIGRVTGVNLHDYGCSLKAYRSELVADLNLYGELHRFLPALAFIEGARIAELPVRHHARRFGQSKYGIWRTFRVLMDLLTISFMKKFLTRPMHVFGLLGLSSMTLGTVLGIYLTVLKLGFGESIGNRPLLILAVVLLLTGVQLFCFGLLAEVMMRTYHESQGKPIYRVREVFGSK
- a CDS encoding IscS subfamily cysteine desulfurase, whose translation is MSARPIYLDNHATTPVDRRVLDAMLPYFTEQFGNAASINHAYGWEAEAAVKQSRQIIAEAINASPEEIVFTSGASEANNLAIKGIAEAYFSKGKHIITVKTEHNAILDPCTYLQKLGFDITVLPVKSDGLIDMGDLIKAIRAETILVSVMTANNEIGVIQPIAEIAAICRGNDILFHTDAAQAIGKIPLDVQEMNIDLMSLTAHKIYGPKGIGALYVRRNKPRVQLAPQMHGGGHERGMRSGTLYPPQIVGFAKAVELAIAEMPSETERVVNLRQRLWENLSELGDVFLNGHATKRLPGNLNISVGGVDGQALMLGLQAAAAVSSGSACTSAKISPSHVLAAIGRSDKLAYASIRFGIGRFNTEAEIDAVSEHAIATIQSLRQAQKVNQF
- a CDS encoding four-carbon acid sugar kinase family protein, yielding MSSVKPKIIVLDDDPTGSQTVHSCLLLTRWDEDTLRLGLRDKCPIFFILTNTRSLTPEKAASVTREVCQNLKRAIASEEIEDFLIVSRSDSTLRGHYPIETDAIAEELGPFDAHFLIPAFFEGGRITRHSVHYLIVNSVPTPVHETEFAKDSVFGYSHSYLPDYVEEKTKGRIRADAVDRILLADIRYGSLDRLMEMEDNQCAVVDGQSQGDLDTFAKHILNAVSQGKKFLFRSAASILTSLADLGPQPVAADEMAKYVRDGKPGAVIVGSHVKKTTEQLERLLKEPNTVSIEIDVSHLLEDSPEYRTQMLDEILEKASTAHADGKTPVIYTSRQELQFENAEIRLKFGEAVSALLMDIVRGLPAAIGFLISKGGITSNDVLSTGLSLKSVRQIGQIIAGCSVVKTEADHPLFPNLPVVLFPGNVGDSHALATVYKRLSK